The Sphingorhabdus lutea genome segment TGGCTATGGTTGCAGGGCAAATTGCCCATGACCTGCCCGCCGAGGCAATTATTAGCGACGTAGGCAGCTGTAAACAAAGCGTGCTGCAGGCCTTGTCCAGCGCCCTGCCCCATCATGTCATCATCCCTGCCCATCCAGTGGCCGGAACGGAGAAAAGCGGACCAGAGGCCGGATTTGCCACATTATTTAAGGGGCGCTGGTGCATTTTAACCCCGCCCGAAAATGCGCCTAAATCTGCCATTGAACAATTATCGACATTTTGGCGCAATGTGGGCGCAGAGGTGGACATTATGGACGCGAAACATCATGATATGGTGCTTGCTGTGACCAGCCATTTGCCGCATTTAATCGCCTATACCATTGTGGGTACAGCCAATGATTTGGAAGAAGTGACGCAAAGCGAGGTGATTAAATATAGCGCGGGCGGTTTTCGTGATTTTACACGGATTGCCGCGTCCGACCCTGTAATGTGGCGCGATGTATTTTTATCCAATAAAGAAGCGGTATTGGAAATGCTGCAACGATTTTCCGAAGATTTAACCGCGCTGCAACGCGCGATTCGATATGATAAGGGGGATGAGTTGGAAAGCATGTTCAGCCGAACCCGCAATATTCGCCAATCCATTGTGGAACAAGGACAGGATGA includes the following:
- a CDS encoding prephenate/arogenate dehydrogenase family protein, with translation MLPFSRVTIIGLGLIGSSVARAVKANMPNIRITGYDADAMVRERARPMGFCDDITDNAATAVIDAELVILCVPVGAMAMVAGQIAHDLPAEAIISDVGSCKQSVLQALSSALPHHVIIPAHPVAGTEKSGPEAGFATLFKGRWCILTPPENAPKSAIEQLSTFWRNVGAEVDIMDAKHHDMVLAVTSHLPHLIAYTIVGTANDLEEVTQSEVIKYSAGGFRDFTRIAASDPVMWRDVFLSNKEAVLEMLQRFSEDLTALQRAIRYDKGDELESMFSRTRNIRQSIVEQGQDDAAPDFGRKH